Proteins encoded together in one Helicobacter pylori window:
- a CDS encoding 30S ribosomal protein S1 has product MSKIADDQNFNDEEENFAKLFKKELEKEETLEKGTIKEGLIVSINENDGYAMVSVGGKTEGRLALSEITDEKGQLLYQKNDPIIVHVSEKGEHPSVSYKKAISQQKIQAKIEELGENYENAIIEGKIVGKNKGGYIVESQGVEYFLSRSHSSLKNDANHIGKRIKACIIRVDKENHSINISRKRFFEVNDKRQLEVSKELLEAKESVLGVVRQITPFGIFVEAKGIEGLVHYSEISHKGPVNPEKYYKEGDEVYVKAIAYDAEKRRLSLSIKATIEDPWEEIQDKLKPGYAIKVVVSNIEHYGVFVDIGNDIEGFLHVSEISWDKNVSHPSHYLSVGQEIDVKIIDIDPKNRRLRVSLKQLTNRPFDVFESKHQVGDVLEGKVATLTDFGAFLNLGGVDGLLHNHDAFWDKDKKCKDHYKISDVIKVKILKINKKDKKISLSAKHLVTSPTEEFAQKHKTDSVIQGKVVSIKDFGVFIHADGIDVLIKNEDLNPLKKDEIRMGQEITCVVVAIEKSNNKVRASVHRLERKKEKEELQAFNTSDDKMTLGDILKEKL; this is encoded by the coding sequence ATGAGCAAGATAGCAGATGATCAGAACTTTAATGACGAGGAGGAAAACTTCGCAAAACTCTTTAAAAAAGAATTAGAAAAAGAAGAAACCCTAGAAAAAGGCACTATCAAAGAAGGGCTAATCGTTTCCATCAATGAGAATGATGGTTATGCCATGGTGAGCGTGGGCGGTAAGACAGAAGGCCGTTTGGCTTTGAGTGAGATCACCGATGAAAAGGGGCAGTTGCTGTATCAAAAAAATGACCCCATTATCGTGCATGTGTCCGAGAAAGGTGAACACCCTAGCGTTTCCTACAAAAAGGCCATTTCCCAACAAAAGATTCAGGCTAAAATTGAAGAATTGGGCGAAAACTATGAAAATGCCATTATTGAAGGCAAGATTGTAGGCAAGAATAAAGGGGGCTATATTGTGGAGTCTCAAGGCGTGGAGTATTTCCTCTCCCGCTCGCACTCTTCTTTAAAGAATGACGCAAACCATATCGGCAAACGCATTAAAGCGTGTATCATTCGTGTGGATAAGGAAAACCATTCTATCAATATTTCTCGCAAACGATTCTTTGAAGTCAATGACAAACGACAGCTTGAGGTTTCTAAAGAATTGTTAGAAGCTAAAGAGTCGGTGTTAGGGGTTGTGAGGCAGATCACCCCTTTTGGCATTTTTGTAGAAGCTAAGGGGATTGAGGGCTTGGTTCATTATTCTGAAATCAGCCATAAAGGGCCAGTAAACCCTGAAAAATACTACAAAGAGGGCGATGAAGTCTATGTCAAAGCTATCGCTTATGATGCAGAAAAAAGACGCCTTTCACTCTCCATAAAAGCGACCATAGAAGACCCATGGGAAGAGATCCAAGACAAACTAAAACCCGGATACGCCATTAAGGTGGTGGTGAGCAATATTGAACATTACGGGGTGTTTGTGGATATTGGTAATGATATTGAAGGCTTTTTGCATGTTTCTGAAATCTCTTGGGATAAAAATGTCAGCCACCCTAGCCATTACTTGAGCGTGGGGCAGGAGATTGATGTGAAGATCATTGACATTGATCCTAAAAACCGCCGCTTAAGGGTTTCTTTAAAACAACTCACTAACAGGCCTTTTGATGTTTTTGAATCCAAACACCAGGTAGGGGATGTTTTAGAAGGCAAAGTGGCGACTTTAACGGATTTTGGGGCGTTTTTGAATCTAGGTGGGGTGGATGGTTTGCTCCACAATCACGATGCTTTTTGGGATAAAGATAAAAAATGCAAAGACCACTATAAAATTAGCGATGTGATCAAAGTGAAAATCCTTAAAATCAACAAAAAAGATAAAAAGATTTCTTTGAGCGCGAAGCACTTGGTGACTTCCCCTACAGAAGAATTCGCTCAAAAGCATAAAACAGACAGCGTGATTCAAGGCAAAGTGGTGAGCATTAAGGATTTTGGCGTTTTCATTCATGCTGATGGCATTGATGTGCTGATCAAAAATGAAGATTTGAACCCCTTGAAAAAAGATGAAATCAGAATGGGGCAGGAAATCACTTGCGTGGTTGTTGCGATTGAAAAATCTAACAACAAGGTGCGTGCTTCTGTGCATAGGTTAGAGCGCAAAAAAGAAAAAGAAGAATTGCAAGCTTTTAACACGAGCGATGATAAAATGACTTTAGGGGATATTCTTAAAGAAAAACTCTAA
- a CDS encoding 4-hydroxy-3-methylbut-2-enyl diphosphate reductase yields MEIKMAKDYGFCFGVKRAIQIAEKNQNSLIFGSLIHNAKEINRLEKNFNVKIEEDPKKIPKNKSVIIRTHGIPKQDLEYLKNKGVKITDATCPYVIKPQQIVESMSKEGYQIVLFGDINHPEVKGVISYATNQALVINSLEELQEKKLQRKVALVSQTTKQTPKLLQIASYLVERCTEVRIFNTICNATSYNQKAALDLSKEVDIMIVVGGKTSSNTKQLLSIAKQHCKDSYLVEDENELELAWFKDKKLCGITAGASTPDWIIENVKQKISTI; encoded by the coding sequence ATGGAAATTAAAATGGCTAAGGATTATGGTTTTTGTTTTGGCGTCAAAAGAGCGATACAAATCGCTGAAAAAAATCAAAACAGCTTGATTTTTGGCTCGCTCATCCATAACGCTAAAGAAATCAATCGTTTGGAAAAAAACTTCAATGTGAAAATTGAAGAAGACCCTAAAAAAATCCCTAAAAATAAGAGCGTGATCATAAGAACCCATGGCATTCCTAAGCAGGATTTAGAATACTTGAAAAATAAGGGGGTCAAAATCACTGATGCGACTTGCCCGTATGTGATCAAACCTCAGCAAATTGTGGAATCCATGAGCAAAGAAGGGTATCAAATCGTGCTTTTTGGGGATATTAACCACCCTGAAGTCAAGGGCGTGATCAGCTATGCCACTAACCAAGCTCTAGTCATCAATTCGTTAGAAGAATTGCAAGAAAAAAAATTGCAACGAAAAGTGGCTTTAGTTTCTCAAACCACCAAACAAACCCCAAAACTCTTGCAAATCGCTTCCTATTTGGTGGAAAGATGCACTGAAGTGCGTATTTTTAACACGATTTGTAACGCCACTTCCTACAACCAAAAAGCCGCTTTGGATTTGAGTAAGGAAGTGGATATTATGATAGTCGTGGGTGGTAAAACTTCCTCAAACACCAAACAGCTCTTAAGCATCGCCAAACAGCATTGCAAAGACAGCTACTTGGTAGAAGATGAAAACGAATTAGAGTTGGCGTGGTTTAAGGATAAAAAATTGTGTGGGATTACCGCTGGGGCTTCCACGCCGGACTGGATTATAGAAAATGTCAAGCAAAAAATCAGCACGATTTAA